From the genome of Nasonia vitripennis strain AsymCx chromosome 1, Nvit_psr_1.1, whole genome shotgun sequence, one region includes:
- the LOC100115103 gene encoding elongation of very long chain fatty acids protein AAEL008004 isoform X2 → MGDDDDDLTMNTSSLHSGDLASTTNNSLVKFYHKVFWDLSDPRTRDWFLLTSPIPGIGIMVAYLYFVLSWGPRHMEHRKPFVLKHTLVIYNFFQVLLSFWLFYEGLEGAWLRHYSWKCEPVDFSNSPHALRVARGVYIYFLAKLTELLDTVFFVLRKKDKQITFLHMYHHTVMPMISWGAAKYYPGGHGTFIGVINSFVHIIMYSYYMLAAVGPQLQKYLWWKKYITTLQMGQFCLAFMHSFQLLIYDCEYPKWSLVFILPNAIFFYFLFSEFYNKAYTPEQQAAYDAAKKKKNDDAAAAAATLTNGKANGVPQNGRIVQNGNGSVANGKSSVNGKTKSA, encoded by the exons ATGGGCG acgacgacgacgacttaACCATGAACACGAGCAGCCTGCACTCTGGCGATCTCGCCAGCACGACCAACAACTCGCTGGTCAAATTTTACCACAAGGTCTTCTGGGATCTGTCCG ATCCCCGGACAAGGGACTGGTTCCTGCTGACGTCGCCGATTCCCGGCATCGGCATAATGGTCGCCTATCTCTACTTCGTCCTGTCGTGGGGACCACGTCACATGGAGCACCGCAAGCCCTTCGTCCTCAAGCACACTCTAGTCATCTACAACTTCTTCCAAGTCCTCCTCAGCTTCTGGCTGTTCTACGAAGGCCTCGAAGGTGCCTGGCTCAGACACTACAGCTGGAAGTGCGAGCCCGTCGACTTCTCCAACTCGCCCCATGCGCTAAGG GTGGCGAGAGGCGTCTATATTTATTTCCTAGCCAAACTCACGGAACTCCTCGACACGGTGTTCTTCGTTCTTCGCAAGAAGGACAAGCAAATCACGTTCCTGCACATGTATCACCACACCGTGATGCCAATGATCTCGTGGGGAGCTGCCAAATATTATCCGGGAGGTCACGGTACATTCATAG GTGTCATCAACAGCTTCGTCCACATCATCATGTACTCGTACTACATGCTCGCGGCTGTCGGGCCTCAGTTGCAGAAGTACCTTTGGTGGAAAAAGTACATCACGACGCTGCAGATG GGCCAATTCTGCCTGGCTTTCATGCACAGCTTCCAGCTTCTGATCTACGACTGCGAGTATCCCAAGTGGTCGCTCGTCTTCATTCTTCCCAACGCCATATTCTTCTACTTCCTCTTCTCCGAGTTCTACAACAAGGCCTACACGCCGGAGCAACAGGCGGCCTACGACgccgcgaagaagaagaaaaacgacGACGCGGCAGCGGCCGCGGCTACCCTGACCAACGGCAAAGCCAATGGTGTGCCGCAAAACGGCAGGATCGTTCAGAACGGCAACGGCTCGGTGGCCAACGGCAAATCCAGCGTCAATGGCAAAACCAAATCGGCCTAG
- the LOC100115103 gene encoding uncharacterized protein LOC100115103 isoform X1 — protein sequence MAAASYRGRRRRRLNHEHEQPALWRSRQHDQQLAGQILPQGLLGSVRSPDKGLVPADVADSRHRHNGRLSLLRPVVGTTSHGAPQALRPQAHSSHLQLLPSPPQLLAVLRRPRRCLAQTLQLEVRARRLLQLAPCAKGGERRLYLFPSQTHGTPRHGVLRSSQEGQANHVPAHVSPHRDANDLVGSCQILSGRSRYIHRCHQQLRPHHHVLVLHARGCRASVAEVPLVEKVHHDAADGPILPGFHAQLPASDLRLRVSQVVARLHSSQRHILLLPLLRVLQQGLHAGATGGLRRREEEEKRRRGSGRGYPDQRQSQWCAAKRQDRSERQRLGGQRQIQRQWQNQIGLDRSICNRPTVNRRFV from the exons ATGGCAGCTGCGAGCTACCGAGGAAG acgacgacgacgacttaACCATGAACACGAGCAGCCTGCACTCTGGCGATCTCGCCAGCACGACCAACAACTCGCTGGTCAAATTTTACCACAAGGTCTTCTGGGATCTGTCCG ATCCCCGGACAAGGGACTGGTTCCTGCTGACGTCGCCGATTCCCGGCATCGGCATAATGGTCGCCTATCTCTACTTCGTCCTGTCGTGGGGACCACGTCACATGGAGCACCGCAAGCCCTTCGTCCTCAAGCACACTCTAGTCATCTACAACTTCTTCCAAGTCCTCCTCAGCTTCTGGCTGTTCTACGAAGGCCTCGAAGGTGCCTGGCTCAGACACTACAGCTGGAAGTGCGAGCCCGTCGACTTCTCCAACTCGCCCCATGCGCTAAGG GTGGCGAGAGGCGTCTATATTTATTTCCTAGCCAAACTCACGGAACTCCTCGACACGGTGTTCTTCGTTCTTCGCAAGAAGGACAAGCAAATCACGTTCCTGCACATGTATCACCACACCGTGATGCCAATGATCTCGTGGGGAGCTGCCAAATATTATCCGGGAGGTCACGGTACATTCATAG GTGTCATCAACAGCTTCGTCCACATCATCATGTACTCGTACTACATGCTCGCGGCTGTCGGGCCTCAGTTGCAGAAGTACCTTTGGTGGAAAAAGTACATCACGACGCTGCAGATG GGCCAATTCTGCCTGGCTTTCATGCACAGCTTCCAGCTTCTGATCTACGACTGCGAGTATCCCAAGTGGTCGCTCGTCTTCATTCTTCCCAACGCCATATTCTTCTACTTCCTCTTCTCCGAGTTCTACAACAAGGCCTACACGCCGGAGCAACAGGCGGCCTACGACgccgcgaagaagaagaaaaacgacGACGCGGCAGCGGCCGCGGCTACCCTGACCAACGGCAAAGCCAATGGTGTGCCGCAAAACGGCAGGATCGTTCAGAACGGCAACGGCTCGGTGGCCAACGGCAAATCCAGCGTCAATGGCAAAACCAAATCGGCCTAGACAGATCGATCTGCAATCGTCCAACTGTAAATAGGAGATTCGTCTGA
- the LOC100115103 gene encoding elongation of very long chain fatty acids protein AAEL008004 isoform X3 has protein sequence MNTSSLHSGDLASTTNNSLVKFYHKVFWDLSDPRTRDWFLLTSPIPGIGIMVAYLYFVLSWGPRHMEHRKPFVLKHTLVIYNFFQVLLSFWLFYEGLEGAWLRHYSWKCEPVDFSNSPHALRVARGVYIYFLAKLTELLDTVFFVLRKKDKQITFLHMYHHTVMPMISWGAAKYYPGGHGTFIGVINSFVHIIMYSYYMLAAVGPQLQKYLWWKKYITTLQMGQFCLAFMHSFQLLIYDCEYPKWSLVFILPNAIFFYFLFSEFYNKAYTPEQQAAYDAAKKKKNDDAAAAAATLTNGKANGVPQNGRIVQNGNGSVANGKSSVNGKTKSA, from the exons ATGAACACGAGCAGCCTGCACTCTGGCGATCTCGCCAGCACGACCAACAACTCGCTGGTCAAATTTTACCACAAGGTCTTCTGGGATCTGTCCG ATCCCCGGACAAGGGACTGGTTCCTGCTGACGTCGCCGATTCCCGGCATCGGCATAATGGTCGCCTATCTCTACTTCGTCCTGTCGTGGGGACCACGTCACATGGAGCACCGCAAGCCCTTCGTCCTCAAGCACACTCTAGTCATCTACAACTTCTTCCAAGTCCTCCTCAGCTTCTGGCTGTTCTACGAAGGCCTCGAAGGTGCCTGGCTCAGACACTACAGCTGGAAGTGCGAGCCCGTCGACTTCTCCAACTCGCCCCATGCGCTAAGG GTGGCGAGAGGCGTCTATATTTATTTCCTAGCCAAACTCACGGAACTCCTCGACACGGTGTTCTTCGTTCTTCGCAAGAAGGACAAGCAAATCACGTTCCTGCACATGTATCACCACACCGTGATGCCAATGATCTCGTGGGGAGCTGCCAAATATTATCCGGGAGGTCACGGTACATTCATAG GTGTCATCAACAGCTTCGTCCACATCATCATGTACTCGTACTACATGCTCGCGGCTGTCGGGCCTCAGTTGCAGAAGTACCTTTGGTGGAAAAAGTACATCACGACGCTGCAGATG GGCCAATTCTGCCTGGCTTTCATGCACAGCTTCCAGCTTCTGATCTACGACTGCGAGTATCCCAAGTGGTCGCTCGTCTTCATTCTTCCCAACGCCATATTCTTCTACTTCCTCTTCTCCGAGTTCTACAACAAGGCCTACACGCCGGAGCAACAGGCGGCCTACGACgccgcgaagaagaagaaaaacgacGACGCGGCAGCGGCCGCGGCTACCCTGACCAACGGCAAAGCCAATGGTGTGCCGCAAAACGGCAGGATCGTTCAGAACGGCAACGGCTCGGTGGCCAACGGCAAATCCAGCGTCAATGGCAAAACCAAATCGGCCTAG
- the LOC100115068 gene encoding elongation of very long chain fatty acids protein AAEL008004, translating into MASIIGHVVSNYNEILEQTKDPKVDTWPLMGSPVPVLVILSTYLSFVLKIGPKMMANRPAYELKSVIIAYNAFQVLFSIWLTILAFNVDLVSLVFADTCSNEKEPVTNSRLQTALSVGGWWYFFAKITELFDTVFFILRKKYNQVSFLHVYHHTITALFSWCYLKFLPGEQGVVIGFLNSFVHIVMYSYYLIAALGPEYRKYLWWKKYMTWMQLIQFAMMLVYLMFTLAMDCRMPKALTYFFLTNVVIFIYLFSDFYRKAYAKPKKA; encoded by the exons ATCCCAAGGTGGACACATGGCCGCTAATGGGCTCGCCAGTGCCGGTCCTCGTGATCCTTAGCACGTACCTCAGCTTTGTCCTGAAAATCGGCCCGAAGATGATGGCCAACAGACCTGCCTACGAGCTCAAGTCCGTTATCATCGCCTACAACGCCTTTCAAGTGCTCTTCAGCATTTGGCTGACGATATTG GCGTTCAACGTAGACCTGGTGTCCCTCGTGTTCGCCGACACCTGCAGCAACGAGAAGGAGCCGGTGACCAACAGCAGGCTGCAGACCGCG CTGTCGGTTGGTGGATGGTGGTACTTCTTTGCGAAGATTACCGAACTCTTCGACACG GTATTCTTCATCCTCCGCAAAAAGTACAACCAGGTTTCCTTCCTCCACGTCTACCATCACACGATAACGGCCCTCTTCTCCTGGTGCTACCTCAAGTTCCTGCCTGGTGAACAAGGTGTCGTCATTGGTTTTCTTAACTCGTTCGTCCACATCGTCATGTACTCGTACTACCTGATCGCAGCTCTCGGACCCGAATACAGGAAGTACCTCTGGTGGAAGAAGTACATGACTTGGATGCAGCTG ATCCAGTTCGCCATGATGCTTGTCTACCTGATGTTCACCCTTGCCATGGACTGTCGCATGCCAAAAGCGCTCACTTACTTCTTCCTCACAAATGTCGTCATCTTCATCTACCTGTTTAGCGACTTCTACCGAAAGGCATACGCCAAGCCCAAGAAGGCGTAA